The Roseibaca calidilacus genome has a window encoding:
- the putA gene encoding bifunctional proline dehydrogenase/L-glutamate gamma-semialdehyde dehydrogenase PutA, whose product MAFPVPDSITQQILRDEGAHIAQAIADCGLDATARAQISDRASALVRDIRSSDAPGLMEVFLAEYGLSTSEGVALMCLAEALLRVPDAATIDDLIEDKIAPSDWGQHLGRSSSSLVNASTWALMLTGRVLDERGTSAAATLRGAVKRLGEPVIRTAVARAMKEMGRQFVLGESIDSAMTRAAKMEARGYSYSYDMLGEAARTMEDARRYHSAYARAIRAIGARATGNDIRTNPGISVKLSALHPRYEVAQEDRVLSELVPRARELARLAAALGLGFNIDAEESDRLALSLQVIDRVLDDPALEGWDGFGVVVQAYGPRAANVIDWLASKAESLDRKLMVRLVKGAYWDTEIKRAQVMGLGGFPVLTHKPASDVNYIACARQLLAARARLYPQFATHNAHTVAAVLHMAEAMRVDPADFEFQRLHGMGEALHDIVLKREGTRCRIYAPVGAHKDLLAYLVRRLLENGANSSFVNQIVDKNVPPETVAACPFAALDGVTGGNPKIANGPDLFGPNRRNARGWDLTSAQDLDAIAKARAEWETASFTVAPLMAGTAKGGASHTAQNPARPGDRLGTVTQASPEDVQTALAAAHPWGTDAASRARILTQAADLYEDHFGAIFAILAREAGKTQADALGELREAVDFLRYYAGQAESLEHPARGIFTCISPWNFPLAIFTGQIAGALAAGNGVLAKPAEQTPIIAHYATRLLHEAGVPRDVLQLLPGDGATVGAALTSDPRVNGVAFTGSTETAKSIQAAMAEHLAPGAPLIAETGGLNAMIVDSTALPEQAVRDVLASAFQSAGQRCSALRCLYIQQDVAEEFETMLFGAMDELRLGDPWHLATDIGPVIDPQAQSQIAEYIAQARADGRVLHDLTAPTEGHFIAPVTLRVRGIADLTREVFGPVLHIARFKAADLDCVIADVNATGYGLTFGLHTRIDGRVQHVMDRIRAGNMYVNRNQIGAIVGSQPFGGEGLSGTGPKAGGPQYLTRFTKPTAPQAAMQLAPLPAAALAKALPPAPETVLCEHGLPGPTGESNRLRDVTRAPLLCLGPGRDLADQQVQAVQALGGRAVALQGIPQDLDRAEGFSGVLYWGNDSTARQLAQALARREGPILPLITDRPDRAHIAFERHLCIDTTASGGNAQLLAEVAA is encoded by the coding sequence ATGGCCTTTCCTGTTCCCGACAGCATAACACAGCAGATTCTGCGCGACGAGGGCGCGCATATTGCCCAAGCCATTGCCGATTGCGGGCTGGATGCGACCGCCCGCGCGCAGATTTCCGACCGGGCAAGCGCCTTGGTGCGCGATATCCGCAGTTCTGACGCGCCCGGCCTGATGGAAGTGTTCCTTGCGGAATATGGCCTGTCCACATCCGAAGGTGTAGCGCTGATGTGTCTGGCCGAAGCCTTGTTGCGCGTGCCCGATGCAGCCACCATTGACGACCTGATCGAAGACAAGATCGCGCCTTCGGATTGGGGCCAGCATTTGGGGCGGTCCTCGTCCAGCCTTGTGAATGCGTCCACTTGGGCGCTGATGCTGACGGGCCGCGTGCTGGATGAGCGCGGCACATCCGCCGCCGCCACGTTGCGCGGTGCCGTCAAGCGGCTGGGAGAGCCGGTGATCCGCACCGCCGTTGCCCGCGCGATGAAGGAAATGGGCCGTCAATTCGTGCTGGGCGAAAGCATCGACAGCGCCATGACCCGCGCCGCCAAGATGGAAGCGCGCGGTTATAGCTATTCCTACGACATGCTGGGCGAAGCCGCGCGCACCATGGAAGATGCGCGGCGCTACCACAGCGCCTATGCGCGCGCGATCCGCGCCATTGGCGCGCGCGCCACCGGCAATGACATCCGCACCAATCCGGGCATTTCGGTCAAACTTAGCGCACTGCACCCGCGCTACGAGGTTGCGCAAGAGGACCGCGTTCTATCCGAATTAGTGCCCCGCGCCCGCGAATTGGCGCGGCTGGCGGCGGCCTTGGGGCTTGGCTTCAACATAGACGCCGAAGAAAGCGACCGCTTGGCGCTGTCCTTGCAGGTCATAGACCGCGTGCTGGACGACCCCGCTTTGGAAGGCTGGGACGGGTTCGGCGTGGTCGTGCAGGCCTATGGCCCCCGCGCCGCCAATGTCATCGACTGGCTGGCCTCCAAGGCTGAAAGCCTTGATCGCAAGCTGATGGTGCGGCTGGTCAAGGGTGCCTATTGGGACACGGAAATCAAGCGCGCGCAGGTCATGGGGCTGGGCGGCTTTCCGGTGCTGACCCATAAGCCCGCAAGCGATGTGAATTACATTGCCTGCGCGCGCCAATTGCTGGCGGCGCGCGCGCGGCTTTATCCGCAATTCGCCACGCATAACGCCCATACCGTCGCCGCAGTGCTGCATATGGCCGAAGCGATGCGCGTGGACCCTGCCGATTTCGAATTCCAACGCCTGCACGGCATGGGAGAGGCGCTGCATGACATTGTCCTGAAGCGCGAGGGCACGCGCTGCCGCATCTATGCACCCGTCGGCGCGCACAAGGATCTGTTGGCCTATTTGGTCCGCCGCCTGCTGGAAAACGGCGCGAATTCATCCTTCGTAAACCAGATCGTAGATAAGAACGTGCCGCCCGAAACCGTCGCCGCCTGCCCCTTTGCCGCACTTGACGGTGTGACCGGGGGAAACCCGAAAATCGCCAATGGGCCAGATTTGTTCGGCCCAAACCGCCGCAACGCGCGCGGCTGGGATCTGACCAGTGCCCAAGATCTGGACGCGATTGCCAAGGCCCGCGCCGAATGGGAAACGGCAAGCTTCACGGTCGCGCCGCTTATGGCAGGCACCGCAAAGGGCGGGGCAAGCCATACCGCGCAGAACCCTGCCCGGCCCGGCGACCGTTTGGGCACAGTCACCCAAGCCAGCCCCGAGGATGTGCAGACCGCCCTCGCCGCCGCGCACCCGTGGGGCACGGATGCCGCCAGCCGCGCCCGTATCCTGACCCAGGCCGCCGATCTGTATGAAGACCATTTCGGCGCGATCTTTGCCATCCTTGCGCGCGAAGCCGGCAAAACCCAAGCCGACGCGCTGGGCGAATTGCGCGAAGCGGTGGATTTCTTGCGCTATTATGCAGGCCAAGCCGAAAGCCTTGAGCACCCCGCGCGCGGCATCTTCACCTGCATCAGCCCGTGGAACTTTCCGCTGGCCATTTTCACCGGGCAGATTGCAGGCGCGCTTGCGGCAGGCAATGGCGTGCTGGCCAAACCCGCCGAACAGACGCCCATCATCGCGCATTACGCCACGCGCCTGCTGCACGAGGCCGGCGTGCCGCGCGACGTGCTGCAATTGCTGCCGGGCGATGGTGCCACGGTGGGGGCCGCGCTCACCTCGGATCCGCGGGTGAATGGCGTGGCCTTCACCGGCTCGACCGAAACCGCCAAGAGCATTCAGGCCGCCATGGCCGAACACCTTGCCCCCGGCGCACCGCTTATTGCCGAAACCGGCGGGCTGAACGCCATGATCGTGGACAGCACCGCCCTGCCCGAACAGGCTGTGCGCGATGTGCTGGCATCTGCCTTTCAATCGGCGGGCCAGCGGTGTTCGGCGCTGCGCTGCCTCTACATCCAACAGGATGTGGCAGAGGAGTTCGAGACAATGCTCTTTGGTGCGATGGATGAGCTTCGTCTGGGCGACCCGTGGCATCTGGCCACTGATATCGGTCCCGTCATCGACCCTCAGGCACAATCCCAGATCGCTGAATATATCGCCCAAGCCCGCGCTGATGGCCGCGTGCTGCACGACCTGACCGCCCCGACCGAGGGCCATTTCATCGCCCCCGTCACCCTGCGCGTGCGCGGGATCGCCGATCTGACGCGCGAGGTTTTTGGCCCGGTCCTGCATATCGCCCGCTTCAAAGCTGCCGATCTGGACTGCGTGATTGCCGATGTGAACGCCACCGGCTATGGGCTGACCTTCGGGTTGCACACCCGGATAGACGGGCGCGTGCAGCATGTGATGGACCGCATCCGCGCGGGCAACATGTATGTCAATCGCAACCAGATTGGCGCCATCGTGGGCAGCCAACCCTTTGGGGGCGAGGGCCTGTCAGGCACCGGCCCCAAAGCGGGCGGTCCCCAATACCTGACCCGCTTTACCAAACCCACCGCGCCGCAAGCCGCCATGCAGCTTGCGCCTTTGCCCGCCGCTGCCTTGGCCAAGGCGCTACCCCCTGCGCCGGAAACCGTGCTGTGCGAACACGGCCTGCCCGGCCCGACAGGCGAATCGAACCGCCTGCGCGATGTCACCCGTGCGCCACTGCTCTGCCTTGGGCCGGGGCGCGATCTGGCGGACCAACAGGTTCAGGCGGTGCAGGCGCTTGGTGGCCGCGCGGTCGCCTTGCAGGGCATCCCGCAAGACCTTGACCGCGCCGAAGGCTTTTCCGGCGTGCTCTATTGGGGCAATGACAGTACCGCACGCCAGCTTGCACAGGCATTGGCACGGCGCGAGGGGCCGATTCTGCCACTTATCACCGACCGGCCCGACCGCGCCCATATTGCGTTTGAACGCCACCTGTGCATCGACACCACCGCTTCGGGCGGGAATGCGCAACTTTTGGCAGAGGTCGCGGCATGA